One Desulfatitalea tepidiphila genomic region harbors:
- a CDS encoding rhomboid family intramembrane serine protease: MFPQGHRTTFGFGAPLTAIGKKMLIIYAAIYVVELICEHWMAVPVYRWLALWPIGGGFHLWQLITHPLLHDPGAPIGFLINCLVFYFFAGTIEASLGTRRFITLYAVAAYGGALIGLIFGLLTAFGAPFAGMLPSLLTLIVVFGLLRPEAVVLLMFVLPVKAKYISYGTVIITFLTFLAKANVHGAFHLGGILCGFLYVRPSGPWWSINYWRWKYFESKQKRRRSRFTVIDGKSSDDDNPPTIH, from the coding sequence ATGTTTCCCCAAGGACATCGGACCACCTTTGGCTTCGGCGCTCCGCTGACCGCCATCGGCAAAAAAATGCTGATCATCTACGCCGCCATCTATGTCGTGGAGTTGATTTGTGAGCATTGGATGGCCGTACCCGTCTATCGTTGGCTGGCCCTGTGGCCCATCGGCGGCGGCTTCCATCTCTGGCAGCTGATCACCCATCCCCTTCTCCACGACCCAGGCGCGCCCATCGGCTTTCTGATCAACTGCCTCGTGTTCTACTTTTTTGCCGGCACCATCGAAGCATCCCTGGGAACCCGGCGTTTCATCACCCTCTATGCGGTGGCTGCATACGGCGGGGCGCTGATCGGCCTGATCTTCGGTCTGCTCACAGCTTTCGGCGCTCCGTTTGCCGGCATGCTGCCCAGCCTGCTGACCCTCATCGTGGTCTTCGGCCTGTTGAGGCCCGAGGCGGTCGTGCTGCTCATGTTCGTCCTGCCGGTCAAGGCCAAATACATCAGTTACGGCACGGTGATCATCACGTTTCTCACCTTTTTGGCCAAGGCCAATGTGCACGGGGCGTTTCATCTGGGGGGGATTCTTTGTGGATTCCTCTATGTCAGGCCGTCCGGTCCTTGGTGGAGCATCAATTACTGGCGCTGGAAGTACTTTGAATCGAAACAGAAACGGCGCCGATCGCGCTTCACGGTCATCGACGGCAAAAGCAGCGACGACGACAACCCTCCCACCATTCATTGA